The following proteins are encoded in a genomic region of Streptomyces lunaelactis:
- a CDS encoding EamA family transporter — MHASRGRSAGLGLALGSAFAFGGSGVAAKPLIEAGLDPLHVVWLRVAGSALIMLPVAWRHRDLVLRRPALLVGFGLLAVAGVQACYFAAISRIPVGVALLIEYLAPALVLGWVRFVQRRPVTRAAAVGVVLAVAGLACVVEVWAGLTFDAFGLLLALAAACCQVGYFVLADQGGEGEDAADPLGVIAYGLLIGTVVLTVIARPWGMDWALLGGSADLGGTLVPAGLLLGWVVLIATVVAYVTGVISVRKLSPQVAGVVACLEAVIATVLAWVLLGEHLSAPQIFGGAVVLAGAFIAQSRTSTSPKSPKAPSGPVAGGGPETVAQPAVPEVELSAPHAAT, encoded by the coding sequence ATGCACGCGTCTCGGGGAAGGAGCGCCGGCCTGGGACTCGCCCTGGGCTCGGCGTTCGCATTCGGTGGTTCAGGTGTCGCGGCCAAGCCGCTGATCGAAGCGGGTCTCGACCCGCTGCATGTGGTGTGGCTGCGAGTGGCCGGTTCCGCGCTCATCATGCTGCCGGTGGCCTGGCGCCACCGTGACCTGGTGCTGCGCAGGCCCGCACTGCTGGTCGGCTTCGGGCTGCTCGCGGTCGCCGGCGTACAGGCCTGCTACTTCGCGGCGATCTCCCGGATCCCGGTGGGTGTCGCGCTGCTCATCGAATACCTTGCGCCTGCGCTCGTCCTCGGCTGGGTCCGTTTCGTACAGCGCAGGCCGGTCACGCGCGCTGCCGCGGTCGGCGTCGTCCTCGCGGTCGCCGGTCTCGCGTGCGTGGTGGAGGTGTGGGCGGGGCTGACCTTCGACGCCTTCGGGCTGCTGCTGGCGCTGGCCGCCGCGTGCTGCCAGGTCGGCTACTTCGTCCTGGCCGACCAGGGCGGCGAGGGGGAGGACGCGGCGGATCCGCTGGGTGTGATCGCGTACGGACTGCTCATCGGCACGGTGGTGCTGACGGTGATCGCGCGGCCGTGGGGCATGGACTGGGCGCTGCTCGGCGGCAGCGCGGACCTGGGCGGGACGCTCGTGCCGGCGGGGCTGCTGCTGGGCTGGGTCGTGCTGATCGCGACGGTCGTCGCGTACGTCACCGGTGTCATCTCGGTACGCAAACTCTCGCCGCAGGTGGCGGGTGTGGTGGCGTGCCTGGAGGCGGTGATCGCGACCGTACTGGCGTGGGTGCTGCTGGGGGAGCATCTGTCGGCGCCGCAGATCTTCGGCGGAGCGGTGGTGTTGGCGGGGGCGTTCATCGCGCAGTCCCGGACATCGACGTCACCGAAGTCTCCGAAGGCGCCGTCCGGGCCGGTGGCGGGTGGCGGGCCGGAGACTGTGGCCCAGCCGGCCGTGCCCGAAGTCGAGTTGTCCGCCCCGCACGCTGCCACGTAA
- a CDS encoding type II toxin-antitoxin system Rv0910 family toxin, whose translation MAEVSAEARIEAPAEKVWAQLTDFTAYDQWNATHTSFPKGGPATLELGATYEENMKLMGFPAEVAWTVEEFEAGRVLGIRGKGPMGVNVGNRYTLTPDGDGTKVRIDGEFTGAAVSLMAGKLKDSATAALNESLRKLGGLVS comes from the coding sequence ATGGCCGAAGTGAGTGCCGAGGCCCGTATCGAGGCACCGGCCGAGAAGGTCTGGGCCCAGCTGACGGACTTCACTGCCTACGACCAGTGGAACGCCACCCACACCAGCTTCCCCAAGGGCGGGCCCGCAACCCTTGAGCTGGGAGCCACGTACGAGGAGAACATGAAGCTCATGGGGTTCCCCGCCGAAGTCGCCTGGACCGTGGAGGAGTTCGAGGCCGGCCGGGTGCTGGGCATCAGGGGCAAGGGCCCGATGGGCGTCAATGTCGGCAACCGCTACACGCTCACGCCGGACGGGGACGGCACAAAGGTGCGCATCGACGGGGAGTTCACGGGAGCCGCGGTGTCACTGATGGCCGGCAAGCTCAAGGACTCGGCGACCGCCGCGCTCAACGAGTCACTGCGCAAGCTGGGCGGTCTCGTCTCCTGA
- a CDS encoding peptidase, protein MQSPVPRVPQQPAATRTEIGARLTVELASVVAGARRRALRDGDRQIDTAHLLHSLIESDPDVRTVVGGGPQIARVLGYLVQRSIGYGLRWQGSVEDSGTVPVLRGTDVGAAAAAGAEMSPVPGVPGVPGVSGADLSGWSPSAVTAMEGALERAELRGDERAGGVDLLACLAADRECRAVEVLERGGVDTALLAGRISEASRHVSRG, encoded by the coding sequence GTGCAAAGCCCTGTCCCGCGGGTGCCTCAGCAGCCCGCCGCCACCCGTACCGAGATCGGCGCCAGACTCACCGTGGAGTTGGCCTCGGTGGTCGCGGGTGCGCGCAGAAGGGCGCTGCGCGATGGCGACCGGCAGATCGACACGGCTCATCTGCTGCACTCGCTGATCGAATCGGACCCGGATGTGCGGACGGTCGTCGGTGGCGGACCGCAGATCGCCCGGGTGCTCGGCTATCTCGTACAGCGCAGCATCGGATACGGGCTGCGCTGGCAGGGCTCGGTGGAGGACTCCGGCACGGTTCCCGTCCTACGCGGGACGGACGTGGGTGCGGCGGCGGCCGCGGGTGCGGAGATGTCACCTGTGCCGGGTGTGCCGGGTGTGCCGGGTGTGTCCGGGGCGGACCTGTCGGGGTGGTCGCCGTCGGCGGTCACCGCGATGGAGGGGGCGCTGGAGCGGGCCGAACTGCGCGGTGACGAGCGGGCCGGCGGCGTCGATCTGCTCGCCTGCCTCGCCGCCGACCGCGAATGCCGTGCCGTGGAGGTGCTCGAGCGGGGCGGGGTGGACACGGCGCTGCTGGCCGGCCGGATATCCGAAGCGTCTCGACATGTGTCACGGGGATGA
- a CDS encoding PadR family transcriptional regulator: MRSQGHGQGHGNCGPGHQGRGDFEGRRGAFGSFGPPFGGGPFGGGRGRGGGRGRARRGDVRASILALLKDRSMHGYEMIQEIGERSGGAWRPSPGSVYPTLQLLEDEGLITSRSEGGKKLFTLTETGRAEAESGPDAPWEEAGRGVDWETVNEIRQAGFGLMEAFGQVWKTGSTEQRQKAVSVINEARKKLYLILADEN, translated from the coding sequence ATGCGTTCACAAGGACACGGTCAGGGTCATGGGAACTGCGGGCCCGGCCATCAGGGTCGGGGCGACTTCGAGGGGCGGCGCGGGGCGTTCGGTTCGTTCGGACCGCCGTTCGGCGGTGGACCCTTCGGCGGTGGACGCGGTCGTGGCGGCGGTCGGGGAAGGGCGCGGCGCGGTGACGTGCGCGCCTCGATCCTGGCTCTGCTGAAGGACCGCTCGATGCACGGCTACGAGATGATCCAGGAGATCGGCGAGCGCAGCGGCGGGGCCTGGCGGCCCAGCCCCGGCTCGGTCTACCCGACGCTCCAGCTGCTCGAGGACGAAGGTCTGATCACCAGCCGGAGCGAGGGCGGCAAGAAGCTGTTCACGCTCACCGAAACCGGACGCGCCGAGGCCGAATCGGGGCCGGATGCCCCGTGGGAAGAGGCCGGGCGCGGAGTCGACTGGGAGACCGTCAACGAGATCCGGCAGGCCGGATTCGGCCTGATGGAGGCGTTCGGTCAGGTCTGGAAGACCGGCAGCACCGAGCAGCGGCAGAAGGCTGTCTCGGTCATCAACGAAGCCCGTAAGAAGCTCTATCTCATCCTCGCCGACGAGAACTGA
- a CDS encoding pyridoxamine 5'-phosphate oxidase family protein, whose translation MEYAMPDVYEPTDRTVPTRSRERAAYDRELVHSILDEAYVCHLGFVRDGAPVVLPTLYARVDDHLYVHGSTGSRPLRMAGETDPGLPVCLTVTHVDGLVLARSAFHHSMNYRSVVVHGTAHQVTTVEEKRAALDALVDHVVPGRADDSRPANAKELAATAVLRLDLTEVSAKIRTGGPNDDPEDATLPYWTGVVPLSTRYGTPIPADDLDESIEVPEYLKPPPAGD comes from the coding sequence ATGGAGTACGCAATGCCGGACGTCTACGAGCCGACCGATCGCACCGTCCCGACCCGCTCCCGCGAGCGCGCCGCGTACGACCGCGAGCTGGTCCACTCGATACTCGACGAGGCGTACGTCTGCCACCTCGGTTTCGTACGCGACGGCGCGCCCGTCGTCCTGCCGACGCTGTACGCGCGCGTGGACGATCACTTGTACGTCCACGGCTCGACGGGCTCGCGCCCCCTGCGCATGGCGGGCGAGACCGACCCGGGACTGCCGGTGTGCCTCACGGTCACCCATGTCGACGGCCTGGTCCTGGCGCGCTCGGCGTTCCACCACTCGATGAACTACCGCTCGGTCGTCGTCCACGGCACGGCCCACCAGGTCACGACCGTGGAGGAGAAGCGCGCCGCCCTGGACGCCCTGGTGGACCATGTGGTCCCGGGCCGCGCCGACGACTCCCGCCCGGCGAACGCCAAGGAACTGGCGGCGACGGCGGTCCTGCGGCTGGACCTTACGGAGGTCTCGGCCAAGATCCGCACGGGCGGCCCGAACGACGACCCGGAGGACGCGACGCTGCCGTACTGGACGGGAGTCGTCCCCCTGTCCACCCGGTACGGCACCCCGATCCCGGCGGATGACCTGGACGAGTCGATCGAGGTCCCGGAGTACCTCAAACCACCCCCCGCCGGCGATTGA